The following are from one region of the Bactrocera oleae isolate idBacOlea1 chromosome 6, idBacOlea1, whole genome shotgun sequence genome:
- the LOC138857897 gene encoding uncharacterized protein PF3D7_1120000-like, which yields MYTINTRSTRQAGTNKNDATGIEKSLNVIMGELQKINDNMAKNKEEIQMEFKKEIDELKKNVEDKDKKLEAEKNLLWEHIDQMEDKIKKLTEGVPEKLSEEENNQLKEEKEKIQQQQARIIAEIEKMEQLKQKQLKIEKKNNILIRGLIDTDDDPKKTTVRFIEEKFKVKVDAADMWLQGKDKKVVIVKLKKWETKEEIMKNKKVLVSTKNFIENDLKR from the coding sequence ATGTACACAATAAACACTAGAAGTACGCGTCAGGCTGGAACTAACAAAAATGATGCCACAGGTATTGAAAAATCGCTCAATGTAATCATGGGAGAACTACAGAAAATAAATGACAACATGGcgaaaaataaagaagaaattcaaatggagtttaaaaaagaaattgatgagCTGAAGAAAAACGTTGAGGACAAAGATAAAAAGTTGGAGGCAGAAAAAAACCTTTTGTGGGAACACATTGACCAGATggaagataaaattaaaaaattgacagAAGGTGTACCGGAAAAACTATCGGAAGAAGAAAACAATCAATTGAAAGAGGAAAAAGAGAAAATTCAACAGCAGCAGGCAAGAATTATCGCCGAAATTGAGAAAATGGAGCAGCTAAAGCAAAAACAGCTGAAGATTGAGAAGAAAAACAACATTCTCATTAGAGGTCTAATAGACACAGATGATGATCCGAAGAAAACGACTGTAAGGTTTATAGAAGAAAAGTTTAAAGTGAAGGTAGATGCTGCGGACATGTGGCTACAAGGTAAAGATAAAAAGGTGGTGATTGTGAAACTGAAAAAATGGGAAACCAAAGAGGAAATCATGAAGAATAAAAAAGTGCTAGTAAGTAcgaaaaatttcattgaaaacgatCTAAAACGTTAA